One part of the Papaver somniferum cultivar HN1 unplaced genomic scaffold, ASM357369v1 unplaced-scaffold_43, whole genome shotgun sequence genome encodes these proteins:
- the LOC113342567 gene encoding 4-coumarate--CoA ligase-like 1, with the protein MATSAKEMMAADEEEQYIFRSKYPAVKVPDDMTLPEFVLQGAEQYADKVAVVETMTGKEYTYGQVIRDVKRFATALKSLGFRKGGVVVVVLPNVAEYVIIALGIMSAGGVFSGANPLNHESEIRKQVEDSEAKIIVTNGSSYEKVKGLGLPVIVLGEEKIESTIWWDDLLEAADLYDGNKTMNTIEPINPRTDLCALPFSSGTTGKSKGVMLTHRNLIANLSSTLFSVGPDMVGQFVTLGLMPFFHIYGITGICFATLKNKGKVVVMGRFGLRLFLNALITHEITFAPIVPPIILELVKNPVVKEFDLTKLKLRAVMTAAAPIAPELLSAFEAKFPDVQVQEAYGLTEHSCITLSHGDPERGHETAKKNSVGFILPNLEIKFIDPSGKSLPKNTHGEVCVRSDCVMLGYFKNKEETERAIDAEGWLHTGDIGYIDDDGDVFIVDRIKEMIKVKGFQVAPAELEAILLSHPSVEDAAVVPLADEEAGEIPVACVVMSQNSTETEADMMDYVASNVATYKRVRALHFVDSIPKSPSGKIMRRFLREELEKKINSSSSPAQQ; encoded by the exons ATGGCAACTTCGGCAAAAGAAATGATGGCAGCTGATGAGGAAGAACAATATATTTTTCGAAGTAAGTATCCGGCAGTGAAGGTGCCAGATGACATGACATTACCTGAATTTGTGCTTCAGGGAGCTGAACAATACGCAGACAAGGTTGCAGTAGTGGAGACGATGACTGGGAAAGAGTACACGTACGGACAAGTGATCAGAGACGTTAAAAGGTTTGCGACTGCCTTGAAATCACTTGGTTTTAGAAAAGGAGGTGTTGTGGTGGTTGTACTTCCTAATGTGGCTGAGTACGTCATAATTGCTCTTGGAATTATGTCTGCTGGAGGTGTTTTCTCCGGTGCAAATCCGTTGAACCATGAATCTGAGATACGGAAGCAGGTGGAGGATTCCGAGGCTAAGATCATCGTCACCAATGGTTCGAGTTACGAGAAG GTGAAGGGACTGGGTTTGCCAGTAATTGTGCTCGGTGAAGAAAAAATAGAAAGCACAATCTGGTGGGATGATTTACTAGAGGCAGCTGATCTTTATGATGGAAACAAGACGATGAACACCATCGAACCCATCAACCCACGGACAGACTTATGCGCCTTACCATTCTCATCTGGCACAACAGGCAAATCAAAAGGCGTGATGCTAACCCATCGTAACCTGATCGCAAACTTAAGCTCCACACTGTTCAGTGTAGGTCCAGACATGGTTGGTCAGTTTGTGACGTTGGGTCTAATGCCGTTTTTCCATATCTATGGAATCACCGGAATATGTTTTGCCACACTTAAGAACAAAGGTAAAGTTGTAGTGATGGGAAGATTTGGGCTCAGGTTGTTCTTGAATGCTTTGATAACACATGAGATTACATTTGCACCTATTGTGCCACCAATCATACTGGAATTGGTTAAGAACCCGGTGGTGAAAGAATTCGATCTCACGAAACTCAAACTCAGGGCTGTTATGACTGCTGCTGCTCCTATTGCTCCAGAACTACTTTCTGCATTTGAAGCCAAATTCCCTGACGTACAAGTCCAAGAGGCATATGGATTGACTGAGCACAGTTGCATAACACTGAGCCATGGAGACCCAGAAAGAGGCCATGAGACTGCTAAAAAGAACTCAGTTGGGTTCATACTCCCTAACTTGGAGATCAAATTCATCGACCCGTCTGGAAAATCTCTTCCCAAAAACACACATGGTGAAGTCTGTGTTCGTAGTGACTGCGTTATGCTGG GTTATTTCAAGAATAAGGAGGAGACGGAGCGTGCGATAGACGCAGAAGGGTGGCTGCACACAGGTGACATTGGATACATTGATGATGATGGAGACGTCTTCATTGTGGATCGCATCAAAGAGATGATCAAAGTCAAAGGTTTTCAA GTGGCTCCGGCTGAGTTGGAAGCAATCCTTCTTTCACATCCTTCTGTTGAAGATGCTGCTGTTGTTCC GTTGGCAGACGAAGAGGCAGGAGAAATTCCAGTAGCATGTGTAGTTATGAGCCAAAACTCGACAGAAACCGAAGCCGATATGATGGACTATGTTGCTTCAAATGTAGCTACCTACAAGAGGGTTAGAGCTCTTCACTTTGTCGACTCAATCCCCAAGTCACCCTCTGGGAAAATAATGCGAAGGTTTCTCAGAGAAGAACTCGAAAAGAAGATTAACAGCAGTTCTAGTCCTGCTCAACAGTAG
- the LOC113342566 gene encoding neutral/alkaline invertase 3, chloroplastic-like, producing the protein MSMGSSEVIFLRGSASHVFCYDSCFSKSNPIFPAKSRVKCRKSRVYAGSLNCSRTHGNSRGVNGIHQIGYGNDAIKPYRFLSCRCQQVGKNSGLTAEDVNGSWLGDRTVKQNPSSEVNALNVGGLVEEAQQVLEEKKKFATNGKISGGDPDSSMDSLEDEAWNLLRDSVLTYCGSPIGTIAAKDPTGKVLANYDQVFIRDFIPSGIAFLLKGEYDIVRNFLLHTLQLQSWEKTMDCHSPGQGLMPASFKVRSVPLDGDELAKEEVLDPDFGEAAIGRVAPVDSGLWWIILLRAYGKCSGDLTVQERVDVQTGIKMILKLCLADGFDMFPTLLVTDGSCMIDRRMGIHGHPLEIQALFYSALLSSRDMLTAEDGSQDLLRALNNRLVALSFHIREYYWIDMKKLNEIYRYKTEEYSYDAVNKFNIYPDQISPWLVEWMPNRGGYLIGNLQPAHMDFRFFSLGNLWSITSSLATKEQSHAILDLIEAKWSDLIADMPLKICYPALEGQEWKIITGSDPKNTPWSYHNGGSWPTLLWQLTVACIKMGRPEIAEKAVEIAEKRIAKDRWPEYYDTKRARFIGKQACLHQTWSIAGYLVAKLLLKNPSTAKILINDEDEDLANLAFSCMVDNNPRRKRGRKPPKKSPFII; encoded by the exons ATGTCAATGGGCTCTTCAGAGGTGATTTTTCTGAGGGGGTCTGCTTCTCATGTATTCTGTTATGATTCATGTTTTAGTAAATCGAATCCAATTTTTCCTGCAAAATCCCGCGTGAAGTGTCGAAAGAGTAGAGTGTATGCAGGATCTCTTAACTGTTCAAGAACACATGGGAATTCTAGAGGAGTGAATGGTATTCATCAGATTGGCTATGGAAATGATGCAATTAAACCATACAGGTTCCTCAGTTGTCGATGCCAACAGGTTGGAAAAAATAGTGGGTTAACTGCTGAGGATGTAAATGGGTCCTGGCTTGGAGATAGAACGGTTAAACAAAACCCAAGCAGCGAAGTTAATGCTTTGAATGTGGGAGGGCTTGTGGAGGAAGCACAACAGGTActggaggaaaagaaaaaattcGCAACTAATGGTAAGATATCTGGAGGTGATCCGGATAGTAGCATGGATTCTCTTGAGGATGAAGCATGGAATCTATTGCGGGATTCTGTACTTACTTACTGTGGTAGCCCCATTGGAACAATTGCTGCAAAGGACCCAACCGGTAAAGTTTTAGCGAACTATGATCAGGTCTTTATTCGTGACTTCATACCGTCTGGTATTGCGTTTCTATTGAAGGGCGAGTACGACATTGTTAGGAACTTCCTCCTTCATACACTTCAATTACAG AGTTGGGAAAAAACCATGGACTGCCATAGTCCTGGTCAAGGGCTCATGCCTGCTAGCTTCAAGGTTCGCAGTGTTCCACTTGATGGTGATGAATTGGCCAAAGAAGAAGTTTTGGATCCTGACTTTGGAGAGGCGGCAATTGGCCGGGTTGCACCGGTTGATTCGG GATTGTGGTGGATTATCCTCTTACGAGCATACGGAAAATGCTCTGGAGATCTTACTGTTCAGGAGAGAGTAGATGTACAAACTGGAATTAAGATGATTTTAAAGCTCTGTCTGGCAGATGGTTTTGACATGTTTCCAACTTTACTGGTAACTGATGGTTCTTGCATGATAGATCGCCGTATGGGAATCCACGGCCACCCCCTAGAAATTCAG GCATTGTTCTATTCAGCTCTACTTTCTTCGCGGGACATGCTTACCGCTGAGGATGGGTCACAAGACCTACTTCGGGCACTCAACAACCGTCTAGTTGCTTTGTCGTTCCATATCAGGGAATATTACTGGATTGACATGAAGAAGCTGAACGAGATCTACCGTTATAAAACAGAAGAGTACTCCTATGATGCAGTCAACAAGTTTAACATCTATCCTGATCAGATTTCTCCTTGGCTGGTTGAATGGATGCCCAATAGAGGTGGTTATTTAATTGGAAACTTACAGCCAGCTCACATGGATTTCCGCTTCTTCTCACTCGGGAACTTGTGGTCTATAACTAGCAGTTTGGCGACAAAAGAACAATCCCATGCTATCCTGGATCTCATTGAAGCCAAATGGTCAGATTTGATTGCGGACATGCCTCTGAAGATATGTTATCCTGCTCTTGAGGGGCAGGAATGGAAAATAATTACTGGCAGTGATCCCAAAAACAC GCCTTGGTCGTACCATAATGGAGGTTCATGGCCAACTCTACTCTGGCAG CTTACAGTGGCATGTATAAAGATGGGCAGACCAGAAATTGCTGAGAAGGCTGTGGAGATTGCAGAGAAGCGGATTGCAAAAGACAGGTGGCCAGAATATTATGATACAAAACGAGCCAGATTCATTGGGAAACAAGCTTGTTTACACCAGACATGGTCAATTGCTGGATATCTTGTGGCCAAGCTCCTTCTCAAAAACCCTAGCACTGCAAAGATTCTAATAAACGACGAGGATGAAGACCTTGCTAATTTAGCCTTCTCTTGCATGGTTGACAACAACCCGAGGAGGAAACGTGGCCGCAAACCCCCAAAAAAGAGTCCCTTCATAATATGA